Proteins encoded by one window of Dyella humicola:
- a CDS encoding SDR family NAD(P)-dependent oxidoreductase: MSQRLDGRVALVTGASSGIGEATALALAEAGARVAITARRRDRLEALAAKLEALGAAPIVLVADLNSEVEAQRVVVDTEAHYGRLDILVNNAGVMYLEPVIEADLGRWRRMLELNVLSLIASTQAALPGMRNRRDGHIVNISSTAGRVANPNAAGYSATKFGVVAFSEALRREVYQHNIRVTVIEPGAVATELREHIGHAEVQAAINAWAEGMRQLQGSDVADAIVFCVSRPAHVNINEVLMRPTDQER; encoded by the coding sequence ATGTCCCAACGTCTTGACGGTCGTGTCGCGCTGGTCACCGGAGCTTCTTCCGGCATTGGCGAGGCCACCGCGTTGGCTTTGGCCGAGGCTGGCGCCCGTGTAGCGATAACGGCCAGGCGCCGCGATCGACTGGAAGCCTTGGCCGCCAAGCTCGAGGCGCTGGGCGCTGCGCCCATCGTGCTGGTGGCCGACCTGAACTCGGAAGTCGAAGCGCAGCGTGTCGTCGTCGACACCGAGGCGCACTACGGTCGGCTGGATATTCTCGTGAACAATGCGGGTGTGATGTATCTGGAACCGGTGATTGAAGCCGATCTGGGCCGCTGGCGACGCATGCTTGAACTCAACGTGCTCAGTCTGATCGCGTCCACCCAGGCCGCTCTGCCTGGCATGCGCAACCGTCGTGATGGCCACATCGTGAATATTTCGTCGACGGCAGGTCGTGTCGCCAACCCCAATGCGGCTGGCTATTCGGCGACCAAGTTTGGCGTGGTGGCTTTCTCCGAGGCGCTGCGTCGCGAGGTCTATCAGCACAACATCCGCGTCACCGTGATTGAGCCGGGTGCGGTGGCGACGGAGCTGCGAGAGCATATCGGTCACGCTGAAGTGCAGGCCGCCATCAACGCCTGGGCCGAAGGCATGCGCCAGCTGCAGGGCAGCGATGTCGCTGACGCCATTGTGTTTTGCGTCTCGCGTCCCGCACACGTCAACATCAACGAAGTGTTGATGCGGCCCACTGATCAGGAGCGCTGA
- a CDS encoding MFS transporter: MSPFAPLRELTRTQRHTVLASFLGWTLDAFDYFLLTFVIVAVAKEFHVDKEHVTFGLFLTLAARPIGALLFGRLADRFGRRPILMINVIMFSIFELFTAFSTTLTMLLAFRFLFGVAMGGEWGIGASLAMESIPAKSRGMVSGLLQSGYPCGFFLAALANWLLVDHVGWRGLFVVGAAPALLVLYIRSSVPESEVWKQGQARGEKLGLMASMRGHWKLAIYLMLLMAAFNMFSHGSQDMYPTFLQTNLHIPGGSGTAFLLTALLNIGALVGGLYFGSLSERIGRRRAIITAALLAIPTIPLWMHGGSILLLGLGAFMIQVMVQGAWGVVPTHLNELSPDAVRGTLPGFAYQMGNLLAAITATAQTWIADWRGGDLAFAMSFWIAAVAVLLALLAWLGPEAHGVRFGQKGPGAGR, encoded by the coding sequence ATGTCGCCGTTTGCGCCCCTGCGGGAACTGACTCGCACCCAGCGCCACACCGTATTGGCCAGTTTTCTGGGCTGGACGCTCGATGCGTTTGATTATTTCCTGCTCACCTTCGTCATCGTTGCGGTGGCGAAGGAATTCCATGTCGACAAGGAACACGTCACCTTCGGCCTCTTTCTCACGCTGGCGGCGCGGCCGATCGGGGCGCTGCTGTTTGGCCGGCTGGCCGACCGCTTCGGGCGACGCCCGATCCTGATGATCAACGTGATCATGTTCTCGATCTTCGAACTGTTCACCGCGTTTTCCACCACGCTCACCATGTTGCTGGCGTTTCGCTTCCTGTTTGGCGTGGCCATGGGCGGTGAATGGGGTATTGGTGCCTCGCTGGCGATGGAGTCGATACCGGCGAAGTCGCGCGGCATGGTGTCCGGTCTGTTGCAGAGCGGATATCCGTGCGGCTTCTTCCTCGCTGCGTTGGCGAACTGGCTGCTGGTGGACCACGTCGGCTGGCGTGGGTTGTTCGTGGTGGGAGCGGCTCCGGCCTTGCTGGTGTTGTATATCCGCAGCAGCGTGCCGGAGTCGGAGGTCTGGAAGCAGGGGCAGGCACGGGGCGAGAAGCTCGGGCTGATGGCGTCGATGCGCGGCCACTGGAAGCTGGCGATCTACCTGATGCTGCTGATGGCGGCGTTCAACATGTTCAGCCACGGCTCGCAGGACATGTACCCGACCTTCCTGCAGACCAACCTGCATATTCCCGGTGGCTCGGGCACCGCGTTCCTGCTCACGGCCTTGCTCAACATTGGCGCCTTGGTGGGCGGCCTGTACTTTGGTTCGCTGTCGGAGCGGATCGGCCGGCGTCGCGCCATCATCACGGCTGCCCTGCTGGCCATCCCGACCATCCCGCTATGGATGCACGGTGGCTCGATCCTGTTGCTCGGACTGGGCGCCTTCATGATCCAGGTGATGGTGCAGGGCGCCTGGGGCGTGGTGCCTACCCACCTCAACGAGCTATCGCCGGATGCAGTGCGCGGTACCTTGCCGGGCTTTGCCTACCAGATGGGTAACCTGCTCGCGGCCATCACCGCCACGGCGCAGACCTGGATTGCCGACTGGCGCGGGGGCGATCTGGCGTTTGCCATGTCGTTCTGGATCGCCGCGGTGGCCGTGCTGCTGGCCTTGCTGGCCTGGCTGGGGCCGGAGGCGCACGGCGTGCGCTTTGGCCAGAAGGGGCCGGGCGCTGGCAGGTGA
- a CDS encoding organic hydroperoxide resistance protein has translation MSSTKILYTATATVVGGREGHAKSSDGVLDLQLVVPKELGGPGGAGSNPEQLFAAGYAACFEGAVRFVARQKNITIHKDSSVTAQVGIGPREPTGFGIAVKLDVSLPGIDRAVAQELIDTAHRDICPYSHATRGNVDVQITLV, from the coding sequence ATGAGCAGCACCAAGATTCTCTATACCGCCACCGCCACCGTCGTTGGCGGCCGCGAAGGCCACGCCAAGAGCAGCGATGGCGTGCTCGACCTGCAGTTGGTTGTACCCAAGGAGCTCGGTGGCCCAGGTGGCGCCGGCAGCAATCCGGAACAACTGTTTGCCGCTGGCTATGCGGCGTGCTTCGAAGGTGCGGTGCGCTTTGTCGCCCGCCAGAAGAACATCACCATTCACAAGGACTCGTCGGTAACCGCACAGGTCGGCATCGGTCCGCGCGAGCCGACCGGTTTCGGCATCGCCGTGAAGCTGGACGTGAGCCTGCCGGGCATCGACCGCGCTGTGGCGCAGGAGCTGATCGATACCGCCCATCGCGATATCTGTCCGTATTCGCATGCCACGCGTGGCAACGTCGACGTGCAGATCACGCTGGTCTGA
- a CDS encoding C40 family peptidase yields MDAIDPSFCPPARWRTARLLLLGATVLLLAACSSTPRKPQATFKDSRSSLADEPARGPAANTDTANDVLFRAIALVGTPYRWGGNTPDGGFDCSGLVDYIYRNAAGLMLPHSSREMSAMDGRKVPQMTDLVSGDLVFFGGSGGISHVGVYVGKGRFVHAPNSGGTVRLDDIDGPYWRDHFAFGKRLLD; encoded by the coding sequence TTGGACGCCATCGATCCGTCCTTTTGCCCGCCAGCGCGGTGGCGTACGGCGCGTCTTCTGCTGCTGGGTGCAACGGTCCTGCTGCTGGCCGCCTGTTCCAGCACCCCGCGCAAGCCGCAAGCGACCTTCAAGGACTCCCGTTCATCGCTGGCCGACGAGCCGGCCCGGGGGCCGGCGGCCAATACCGACACGGCGAACGATGTGCTGTTCCGTGCCATCGCCCTGGTGGGTACGCCCTACCGTTGGGGCGGCAATACACCCGACGGCGGTTTCGATTGCAGCGGTCTGGTCGACTACATCTACCGCAACGCGGCGGGCCTGATGCTGCCCCATAGCTCTCGCGAGATGTCTGCCATGGACGGCCGCAAGGTGCCGCAAATGACCGACCTGGTCAGCGGCGATCTGGTGTTTTTCGGAGGCAGCGGCGGCATCAGCCACGTGGGCGTCTACGTGGGCAAGGGCCGTTTCGTGCATGCGCCCAATAGCGGCGGTACGGTACGCCTGGACGATATCGACGGCCCCTACTGGCGCGATCACTTCGCCTTCGGCAAGCGTCTGCTCGACTGA
- a CDS encoding DEAD/DEAH box helicase — translation MSFESLGLAPALLRALVEQGYAQPTPIQAAAIPIVLEGGDLLAAAQTGTGKTAAFALPLLQHISNGPPAGTRRPRALVLTPTRELAAQVHDNLREYGKHLRITSTTIFGGVSMGPQMQALRRGVDVVIATPGRLIDHMQQRSLDLSGIEVLVLDEADRMLDMGFLPALKRILAAVPRKRQTLLFSATFAPPIKALAMQFMHEPREVSVTPANSVATTVTHHVHPVDAAKKRDLLLHVLSQDSRRQTLVFSRTKHGADKLVTYLGVAGLRAAAIHGNKSQNARTRALSDFKTGRVTVLVATDIAARGIDIDQLPIVINFDLPMVAEDYVHRIGRTGRAGADGMAVSLVSHEESGLLRDIRKLLKQDIAISDVPGFEPSHPLRTDAGAPRPVQGGQGQRPQRQGRPQGGRPQGSGGFRPHNPAHPHGSSERPAEGNRNRQRSRRPAAKA, via the coding sequence ATGTCTTTTGAATCGCTGGGCCTCGCGCCCGCGTTGTTGCGTGCGCTTGTTGAACAAGGCTACGCCCAACCCACCCCCATCCAGGCCGCGGCCATCCCGATCGTGCTCGAAGGCGGCGACCTGCTGGCCGCCGCGCAGACCGGCACCGGCAAGACGGCGGCCTTTGCGCTGCCGCTGCTGCAGCACATCTCCAACGGTCCGCCGGCCGGCACGCGCCGCCCGCGCGCTTTGGTACTGACGCCCACGCGCGAGCTGGCTGCACAGGTGCATGACAACCTGCGTGAGTACGGCAAGCACCTGCGCATCACCAGCACGACCATCTTCGGCGGCGTCAGCATGGGTCCGCAAATGCAGGCCCTGCGCCGCGGCGTCGACGTGGTGATCGCCACGCCGGGTCGCCTGATCGACCATATGCAGCAGCGCTCGCTCGACCTGTCGGGCATCGAGGTGCTGGTGCTGGACGAAGCGGACCGCATGCTCGACATGGGCTTCCTGCCGGCGCTCAAGCGCATCCTGGCCGCCGTGCCGCGCAAGCGTCAGACCCTGCTGTTCTCGGCCACGTTCGCACCGCCGATCAAGGCCCTGGCCATGCAGTTCATGCATGAGCCGCGCGAAGTGTCGGTGACGCCGGCGAATTCGGTAGCCACCACCGTTACGCATCACGTACACCCGGTCGATGCCGCCAAGAAGCGTGATCTGCTGCTGCACGTGCTGTCGCAGGACAGCCGTCGCCAGACGCTGGTGTTCAGCCGTACCAAGCACGGCGCCGACAAGCTGGTGACGTACCTGGGAGTCGCCGGCCTGCGCGCTGCGGCCATTCATGGCAACAAGAGCCAGAATGCCCGTACGCGCGCACTCAGCGATTTCAAGACCGGCCGCGTCACCGTATTGGTGGCCACCGACATCGCCGCGCGCGGCATCGATATCGACCAGCTGCCGATCGTGATCAACTTCGATCTGCCGATGGTTGCCGAAGACTATGTGCACCGCATCGGCCGCACCGGCCGCGCCGGCGCCGACGGCATGGCCGTGTCGTTGGTGAGCCATGAGGAATCGGGCCTGCTGCGCGACATCCGCAAGCTGCTCAAGCAGGACATCGCGATCAGCGACGTTCCCGGCTTCGAACCCTCGCATCCGCTGCGCACCGACGCCGGCGCACCGCGTCCGGTGCAGGGCGGCCAGGGTCAGCGCCCGCAGCGTCAGGGTCGCCCGCAAGGCGGACGTCCGCAGGGCAGTGGCGGTTTTCGCCCGCACAATCCCGCGCACCCGCACGGCAGCAGCGAGCGCCCTGCCGAAGGCAATCGCAACCGTCAGCGCAGTCGTCGCCCTGCTGCGAAGGCCTGA
- a CDS encoding DEAD/DEAH box helicase, with the protein MSSPSSDSQPAAAGFAALGLHPDVLRVLTDVGYESPSPIQAATIPPLMEGRDVLGQAQTGTGKTAAFALPLLSRIDLKPGKPQALVLAPTRELAIQVAEAFQRYAAHLPGLQVLPIYGGQSYGPQLHSLKRGVHIVVGTPGRVIDHLDRGTLDLSELKFLVLDEADEMLRMGFIDDVEKVLEATPPTRQVALFSATMPAPIRKIAQRHLKEPVEVTIKSSTTTAANIRQRYWFVSGMHKLDAMTRILEAEPFDAMIIFARTKQATEELAEKLQARGLAAAAINGDIAQAQRERVIQQLKEGKLDILVATDVAARGLDVERISHVMNYDIPYDTESYVHRIGRTGRAGRSGEAILFVTPREKGMLRAIERATRQPIEEMKLPTVEAVNDQRIAKFKQRISDTVALGELELFQQLIEQYEQEHDIPAIEIAAALARIAQGGQPLLLAPPPKREHTPREHTREHTRESGSHDRGEREHRPRDRDRDSGPREFVARPVRPHHTEEGKRTYRVEVGHEHGVKPGNIIGAIANEAGLESGFIGRLSIRGEYSLIDLPDGMPAEVFTHLQKVWVSQQQLRIKEWDGNDTGAEESSSRRPGGGSRPGGFKKPGGGGFKPRPHGHAGGKPPRRAK; encoded by the coding sequence ATGTCCTCCCCGTCTTCCGATTCCCAGCCGGCAGCCGCCGGCTTCGCTGCGCTTGGCCTTCATCCGGATGTGCTGCGCGTACTGACTGACGTCGGTTATGAATCGCCATCGCCGATTCAGGCCGCAACTATTCCGCCGCTGATGGAAGGTCGCGATGTACTCGGCCAGGCGCAGACCGGTACCGGCAAGACCGCCGCATTCGCGCTGCCTTTGCTTTCGCGCATCGACCTCAAGCCCGGCAAGCCGCAGGCGCTGGTGCTGGCGCCGACGCGCGAGCTGGCCATCCAGGTCGCCGAAGCGTTCCAGCGTTACGCTGCGCATTTGCCCGGCCTGCAGGTGCTGCCGATCTACGGCGGCCAAAGCTATGGCCCGCAGTTGCACTCGCTCAAGCGCGGCGTGCATATCGTGGTCGGCACGCCCGGCCGTGTGATCGATCATCTTGATCGCGGCACGCTGGATCTGTCCGAGCTGAAATTCCTGGTGCTGGACGAAGCCGATGAAATGCTCCGCATGGGCTTCATCGACGATGTCGAAAAGGTGCTGGAAGCGACGCCACCCACCCGCCAGGTCGCGCTGTTCTCGGCCACCATGCCGGCGCCGATTCGCAAGATCGCGCAGCGTCATCTGAAAGAGCCGGTGGAAGTGACGATCAAGTCGTCCACCACCACGGCCGCCAATATCCGTCAGCGCTACTGGTTCGTCAGCGGCATGCACAAGCTCGACGCGATGACGCGCATTCTCGAAGCCGAGCCGTTCGACGCGATGATCATCTTCGCGCGCACCAAGCAGGCAACTGAGGAACTTGCGGAGAAGCTGCAGGCACGCGGCCTCGCCGCTGCCGCCATCAACGGTGACATCGCCCAGGCTCAGCGTGAGCGCGTGATCCAGCAGCTCAAGGAAGGCAAGCTGGACATCCTGGTGGCGACCGACGTGGCCGCGCGCGGTCTCGACGTCGAGCGCATCAGCCACGTAATGAACTACGACATTCCGTACGACACGGAAAGCTACGTGCATCGCATCGGCCGCACCGGTCGTGCAGGCCGCAGTGGCGAGGCGATCCTGTTCGTCACGCCGCGCGAGAAAGGCATGCTGCGCGCGATCGAGCGTGCCACCCGCCAGCCCATCGAAGAGATGAAGCTGCCGACGGTGGAGGCGGTCAACGACCAGCGCATCGCCAAGTTCAAGCAGCGCATCAGCGACACGGTGGCCCTGGGCGAACTGGAACTGTTCCAGCAGTTGATCGAACAGTACGAGCAGGAACACGACATTCCGGCCATCGAAATTGCCGCCGCCCTGGCGCGGATTGCGCAAGGTGGCCAGCCGCTATTGCTGGCGCCGCCGCCGAAGCGCGAGCACACCCCGCGCGAGCACACGCGTGAGCACACCCGCGAATCGGGCAGCCATGATCGTGGCGAGCGCGAGCATCGCCCGCGTGATCGCGATCGTGACAGCGGTCCGCGCGAGTTCGTGGCCCGCCCGGTACGCCCGCACCACACCGAGGAAGGCAAGCGCACCTATCGCGTCGAAGTCGGCCACGAACACGGCGTAAAACCGGGCAACATCATCGGCGCCATCGCCAATGAAGCGGGCCTGGAGAGCGGCTTTATCGGTCGCCTGAGCATCCGCGGCGAATACAGCCTGATCGACCTGCCCGATGGCATGCCCGCCGAAGTGTTCACGCACCTGCAGAAGGTGTGGGTGAGCCAACAGCAGCTGCGCATCAAGGAATGGGACGGCAACGACACCGGTGCCGAAGAATCCTCTTCGCGCCGCCCCGGCGGCGGTTCCCGTCCGGGCGGCTTCAAGAAGCCGGGCGGCGGTGGCTTCAAACCGCGTCCGCATGGCCATGCTGGCGGCAAGCCGCCGCGCCGCGCGAAGTAA
- a CDS encoding FKBP-type peptidyl-prolyl cis-trans isomerase codes for MKAGKDKVISLHYTLTVDGEKVESSLDRNEPLWVLLGHGQLIPGLESALEGHEAGENLQVDVAPAEGYGERQEGMVQRVPKKYFQQSAKLKPGMTTVLALKEGGHRVVVVQKIGMTTVDVDLNHPMAGKALHFDVTIDEVRDGTEEEIQHGHAHPPGGEAH; via the coding sequence ATGAAGGCTGGCAAGGACAAGGTCATCTCGCTCCACTACACGCTCACGGTGGACGGGGAAAAGGTTGAGAGCTCCCTCGATCGCAACGAGCCGCTGTGGGTGCTGCTGGGCCATGGCCAGCTGATCCCGGGTCTGGAATCGGCGCTGGAAGGTCACGAGGCTGGCGAGAACCTGCAGGTTGACGTCGCCCCGGCCGAAGGCTACGGCGAGCGTCAGGAAGGCATGGTCCAGCGCGTGCCGAAGAAGTACTTCCAGCAGTCCGCCAAGCTCAAGCCCGGCATGACTACCGTGCTCGCGCTGAAGGAAGGCGGGCACCGGGTGGTGGTGGTGCAGAAGATCGGCATGACCACGGTCGACGTGGATCTCAACCACCCGATGGCCGGCAAGGCGCTGCATTTCGACGTGACGATCGACGAAGTGCGCGACGGCACCGAAGAAGAGATCCAGCACGGCCACGCCCACCCGCCGGGCGGCGAGGCTCACTGA
- the fghA gene encoding S-formylglutathione hydrolase, with translation MSEMETISEQRCHDGVQGFYRHDSESCGGPMRFAVYQPPQAAREACPVLYFLAGLTCTEETATIKAGAQRFAAELGLILVMPDTSPRHTGIDGATGDWEFGEGAGFYVDATQSTWASRFRMHSYISSELPALLKRQFPVDAERTGITGHSMGGHGALSMALRHPQQFRSVSAFAPIVAPSQVPWGQKAFSSYLGEDAAAWADYDACELVRRHTFDGTILIDQGEADGFLTTQLKPELFDQACAEGGQSLVLRRHVSYDHSYYFITSFIEDHLRHHAEALGRL, from the coding sequence ATGAGCGAGATGGAGACGATCTCCGAGCAGCGTTGCCACGATGGTGTGCAGGGTTTCTATCGCCATGATTCGGAAAGCTGCGGTGGACCGATGCGCTTCGCCGTCTATCAACCGCCGCAGGCAGCGCGCGAGGCGTGTCCGGTGTTGTACTTTCTTGCGGGGCTCACCTGCACGGAGGAAACCGCCACGATCAAGGCTGGCGCGCAGCGTTTCGCCGCCGAGTTGGGCTTGATCCTGGTGATGCCCGATACCAGCCCGCGCCATACGGGCATCGACGGTGCAACCGGCGATTGGGAGTTCGGAGAAGGTGCGGGCTTCTATGTCGACGCCACGCAGTCAACGTGGGCGTCGCGTTTTCGCATGCACAGCTATATCTCCAGCGAATTGCCCGCGTTGCTTAAACGGCAGTTTCCGGTGGATGCCGAGCGCACAGGCATAACGGGTCACTCGATGGGCGGGCATGGTGCGTTGAGCATGGCACTTCGCCATCCGCAGCAATTTCGTTCAGTGTCTGCGTTCGCGCCCATCGTCGCGCCCAGTCAGGTCCCCTGGGGACAAAAGGCGTTTTCCAGTTATCTGGGCGAAGACGCCGCTGCCTGGGCCGACTATGACGCGTGTGAGCTGGTTCGCCGGCATACCTTCGACGGCACGATCCTGATCGACCAGGGCGAGGCGGATGGTTTCCTCACCACCCAGCTCAAGCCCGAACTGTTCGACCAGGCATGTGCCGAAGGCGGGCAGTCGCTGGTGCTGCGCCGGCATGTCAGCTACGACCACAGCTACTACTTCATTACCAGTTTCATCGAAGACCACCTGCGGCATCACGCCGAGGCGTTGGGGCGCCTGTGA
- a CDS encoding MarR family winged helix-turn-helix transcriptional regulator, with the protein MKRKPTPDPLLLDQQLCFALYASSRSITGLYRPLLEPLGLTYPQYLVMLVLWEQDGITVRELGQRLQLDSGTLTPLLKRLQSAGLVSRQRRAEDEREVEIRLTPAGLALREPASDIPACMAQRLELSFDQMQRLRDELKQLTQHLQHPPSRINP; encoded by the coding sequence ATGAAACGGAAGCCGACACCCGACCCACTGCTGCTGGACCAGCAACTTTGCTTTGCGCTGTATGCCTCGTCGCGCTCCATCACCGGCCTGTACCGCCCGTTGCTGGAGCCGCTCGGCCTGACCTACCCGCAATACCTGGTGATGCTGGTGCTATGGGAGCAGGACGGCATCACCGTCCGTGAACTAGGTCAGCGCCTACAGTTGGATTCGGGAACGCTCACGCCACTGCTGAAGCGATTGCAGTCGGCGGGCCTGGTCAGCCGCCAGCGCCGCGCCGAAGACGAGCGCGAGGTGGAAATCCGCCTTACCCCGGCCGGGCTCGCCCTGCGCGAGCCGGCCAGCGACATACCCGCATGCATGGCGCAGCGACTGGAGTTGTCATTCGACCAGATGCAACGCCTGCGTGATGAACTGAAGCAACTTACCCAGCACCTCCAACACCCCCCATCGAGGATTAACCCATGA
- a CDS encoding dioxygenase family protein, which yields MTTLPSLYISHGSPMTAIQPRQIGERLAELARTLPRPKAVVIATAHWLARQPQVGGAKRPETIHDFYGFPRELFEIQYPAPGAPELAARVTELLDKAGLPTTLDPTHGLDHGAWVPMRLLYPEADIPVVPMSIQPALGPAHQYAVGRALAPLRDEGVLVIGSGSITHNLHDFRAGYSEEREAPYVRPFIEWIERKLTEGDVDALLDYRRQSPFAEQAHPTDEHLLPLFVALGAAGHAAYAERIDAGIEYGLLAMDIYRFDGASAPLTAR from the coding sequence ATGACCACCCTACCCAGCCTGTATATCTCCCACGGCTCCCCGATGACCGCGATCCAGCCGCGGCAGATAGGCGAGCGCTTAGCCGAACTGGCGCGCACTCTGCCGCGCCCCAAGGCCGTGGTTATCGCCACCGCACACTGGCTGGCGCGGCAACCGCAGGTCGGCGGCGCCAAGCGGCCGGAAACCATCCACGACTTCTACGGTTTTCCGCGCGAGTTGTTCGAGATTCAATACCCGGCGCCCGGCGCTCCGGAACTGGCCGCGCGTGTCACCGAATTGCTCGACAAGGCCGGCTTGCCCACCACACTGGACCCCACGCATGGGCTCGACCACGGCGCCTGGGTGCCGATGCGCCTGCTTTACCCCGAAGCCGATATTCCGGTCGTACCGATGTCGATCCAGCCCGCGCTGGGGCCGGCGCATCAGTACGCCGTGGGTCGCGCGCTGGCGCCGCTGCGTGACGAGGGCGTGCTGGTGATCGGCTCAGGCAGCATCACGCACAACCTGCACGACTTCCGCGCCGGCTATAGCGAGGAACGCGAAGCGCCCTACGTGCGCCCGTTCATCGAATGGATCGAGCGCAAGCTGACGGAAGGCGACGTGGATGCCCTGCTCGACTATCGCCGCCAGTCACCGTTTGCCGAACAGGCACACCCCACCGACGAACACCTGCTGCCGCTTTTCGTGGCGCTGGGCGCGGCCGGCCATGCCGCATATGCCGAACGCATAGATGCAGGCATCGAGTACGGCCTGCTCGCGATGGATATCTATCGCTTCGACGGCGCAAGCGCACCGC
- a CDS encoding class I SAM-dependent methyltransferase: MSGTLLPSRCAVTESADMARMDAAARHRIADYYERGLQRGYVRGKLATDPVYAAAAELIAEHPLPLLDIGCGIGLLGQYLHAQGCVPEYLGLDHDQRKIEAGLRALHRAGIDQSLQLRCADGTTAQTVRGHVALLDVLHYLSQERQRAVIEHAVRHLAPDGMLIVRSVLREPNWRYQATRVSEFFLRISGWMRVGAQHYPSADELRAPLEAAGLQVTIRPLHGHTPYNSYLLVAQRRR; encoded by the coding sequence GTGTCCGGCACCCTGCTGCCTTCACGCTGCGCAGTCACCGAGTCGGCTGACATGGCGAGAATGGATGCCGCCGCCCGCCATCGCATTGCCGACTACTACGAGCGCGGGCTACAACGTGGCTATGTGCGCGGCAAGCTCGCCACCGATCCCGTGTATGCGGCCGCCGCCGAACTGATTGCCGAGCATCCACTGCCGTTGCTGGACATTGGTTGCGGCATCGGGCTGCTGGGTCAGTATCTGCACGCACAAGGCTGCGTGCCGGAGTATCTCGGGCTCGATCACGACCAGCGCAAGATTGAAGCCGGCCTGCGCGCGCTACATCGGGCCGGGATCGATCAATCGCTGCAATTGCGCTGCGCCGATGGCACCACGGCGCAAACCGTACGGGGGCACGTCGCCTTGCTCGACGTGCTGCATTACCTGTCCCAAGAGCGCCAGCGCGCCGTGATCGAGCATGCCGTTCGCCATCTCGCGCCTGACGGCATGCTGATCGTGCGCAGCGTGCTGCGCGAACCCAATTGGCGTTACCAGGCCACGCGGGTGTCGGAATTCTTCCTGCGCATCAGCGGTTGGATGCGCGTGGGCGCGCAGCACTACCCCAGCGCCGACGAACTGCGCGCGCCGCTGGAAGCCGCCGGCCTGCAGGTCACCATCCGTCCGTTACATGGCCATACGCCTTACAACAGCTATTTATTGGTTGCACAGCGAAGGCGTTGA
- a CDS encoding GNAT family N-acetyltransferase has product MNLLYPFTTERTLIRVVEPADASLLLRYRLQNRDHLAPWEPLRDSVYYTLGHCTQTLVDSREAVRCDRAYPFFVLDVAGSEIIGCFTFANVVRGAFQACHLGYSIAEHRQGQGLIRESLQVAMHWAFNELDLHRVMANYMPRNERSARLLQHLGFEQEGYAKRYLQIAGVWEDHVLTSRIRSE; this is encoded by the coding sequence GTGAATCTGCTTTATCCATTCACCACCGAGCGTACGCTGATCCGTGTGGTGGAGCCGGCGGACGCATCTCTGCTCCTGCGTTACCGGCTGCAGAACCGCGACCATCTGGCGCCTTGGGAACCGTTGCGCGATTCGGTGTACTACACGCTGGGGCACTGCACGCAAACACTGGTCGATTCGCGTGAAGCGGTGCGCTGCGATCGTGCGTATCCGTTCTTTGTGCTCGATGTGGCTGGCAGCGAAATCATCGGCTGCTTCACCTTTGCCAATGTCGTGCGGGGCGCGTTCCAGGCCTGCCATCTCGGCTATAGCATCGCCGAGCATCGACAAGGGCAGGGGCTGATACGGGAGTCGTTGCAGGTAGCCATGCATTGGGCATTCAATGAGCTCGACCTGCATCGAGTCATGGCCAACTACATGCCGCGAAATGAGCGCAGTGCAAGGCTATTGCAGCATCTTGGCTTCGAGCAGGAAGGCTATGCGAAGCGCTACCTGCAGATCGCAGGCGTGTGGGAAGACCACGTGCTTACATCGCGTATTCGTAGCGAGTAA